One Cotesia glomerata isolate CgM1 linkage group LG8, MPM_Cglom_v2.3, whole genome shotgun sequence genomic window carries:
- the LOC123270901 gene encoding splicing factor U2af large subunit B-like isoform X5, with product MNYAVEVEGQRYSREWKDEKKSDQDDRDKKSDRSRENSPRYKRKFRETPPDPSRPTNTSKERDRSRENSPRFQRKFRETPDLLRPANRSKERDRSRENSPKFQRRSQRSPEDYRPTKRYRSRENSPSPRYRRRSRESSEGSRSRRRYKEFRTVAIQTDITALQQNQQALETLFQHQGNVIPYVGGNIVPPVRGNMVPPVRCNMVPPVRCNMVPPFRGNIVPPIGGNMVPPIGGNMVPPIGGNMVPPVRGNMVPPVGNNMVRPVRCNMVPPVRCNMVPPVRCNIVPPVRCNMIPPIGNNVVPPVGGNVVPPVEPSPCQPEKVKIPLDSETLPVLPCLTRNQKRQQNRRNCLLRILSSGVQFDEQRILKLWKKAATSEEYKLFNSHLERLRKERDSALGLVNPSSHLGAFLNQMY from the exons ATGAATTACGCCGTTGAAGTTGAAGGACAGAGATATTCAAGAGAAT GGAAAGACGAGAAGAAATCAGACCAAGACGACAGAGATAAAAAAAGTGACAGGAGTCGTGAAAATAGTCCGCGATACAAACGCAAGTTTAGAGAAACTCCTCCTGATCCATCAAGACCAACAAACACATCCAAGGAAAGAGACAGAAGCCGGGAAAATAGTCCTAGATTTCAACGCAAGTTTAGAGAAACTCCTGATTTATTGAGACCAGCAAACAGATCCAAGGAAAGAGACAGAAGCCGGGAAAATAGTCCTAAATTTCAACGCCGATCTCAAAGAAGTCCAGAAGACTATAGACCTACAAAAAGATACAGAAGTCGTGAGAATAGTCCTAG TCCTAGATATCGACGCCGCTCTAGGGAAAGTTCGGAGGGTTCAAGATCTAGAAGAAGATACAAAGAATTTCGAACGGTAGCTATTCAAACCGACATCACAGCACTACAACAGAATCAACAAGCTTTGGAGACATTGTTCCAACATCAAGGTAACGTGATTCCGTACGTTGGAGGTAACATAGTTCCACCAGTCAGAGGTAACATGGTTCCACCAGTCAGATGTAACATGGTTCCACCAGTTAGATGTAACATGGTTCCACCATTTAGAGGTAACATAGTTCCACCAATTGGAGGTAACATGGTTCCACCAATTGGAGGTAACATGGTTCCACCAATTGGAGGTAATATGGTTCCACCAGTTAGAGGTAACATGGTTCCACCAGTTGGAAATAACATGGTTCGACCAGTTAGATGTAACATGGTTCCACCAGTTAGATGTAACATGGTTCCACCAGTCAGATGTAACATAGTTCCACCAGTCAGATGTAACATGATTCCACCAATTGGAAATAACGTGGTTCCACCAGTTGGAGGTAACGTGGTTCCACCCGTTGAACCTAGTCCATGTCAACcggaaaaagtaaaaataccCTTGGATAGCGAAACTCTGCCAGTCCTCCCTTGCTTAACTAGAAACCAAAAGCGGCAACAGAATCGCAGAAATTGCTTACTTAGGATCCTAAGTTCTGGTGTTCAGTTCGACGAACAGAGGATACTTAAACTTTGGAAGAAGGCGGCTACCAGCGAAGAGTATAAGTTGTTTAATAGCCATTTAGAACGACTCAGAAAAGAAAGAGATTCTGCTTTAGGACTAGTGAATCCTTCATCACACCTAGgagcatttttaaatcaaatgtATTGA
- the LOC123270602 gene encoding succinate dehydrogenase assembly factor 2, mitochondrial-like, producing MLRLNNFNRLVRPTLQIVGVRSNSEIHHPPGNEPAIPVYVPRLQEDIKLKKARLVYQSRKRGMLENGLVLSTFAKKYLDTFSEKQLALYDELINLPSNDWDLYYWAIGMKPTPVEFNHEIMDLLKTHVRNDDRQSRIVQPDLY from the exons aTGCTGCGTCTCAATAATTTCAACCGATTG GTTAGGCCGACGTTGCAAATAGTCGGAGTAAGATCCAACTCCGAGATCCATCATCCTCCCGGCAATGAACCAGCAATTCCTGTATATGTTCCTCGTCTTCAAGAAGACATCAAGTTGAAAAAAGCCAg acttgTGTACCAATCTCGTAAGCGAGGGATGCTGGAAAATGGACTTGTCTTGAGTACATtcgctaaaaaatatttagacaCATTTAGTGAAAAACAACTGGCGCTCTATGATGAATTGATAAACTTGCCTTCCAACGATTGGGATCTATACTACTGGGCTATCGGCATGAAACCAACTCCCGTTGAGTTTAATCATGAGATAATGGATTTACTTAAGACACATGTGCGTAATGATGACCGCCAATCTCGAATTGTTCAACCagatttgtattaa
- the LOC123270901 gene encoding uncharacterized protein LOC123270901 isoform X3 has translation MNYAVEVEGQRYSREWKDEKKSDQDDRDKKSDRSRENSPRYKRKFRETPPDPSRPTNTSKERDRSRENSPRFQRKFRETPDLLRPANRSKERDRSRENSPKFQRRSQRSPEDYRPTKRYRSRENSPRYRRRSRESSEDSRSRKRNRSHNNSPRNQRRFRKSPENSRPSRRCRCRENSPRDQRRFRRSPEDSRPRKRYRSRDSSPRYRHRSRESSEGSISRRRYRSRENSPRYRRRSRESSEGSRSRRRYKEFRTVAIQTDITALQQNQQALETLFQHQGNVIPYVGGNIVPPVRGNMVPPVRCNMVPPVRCNMVPPFRGNIVPPIGGNMVPPIGGNMVPPIGGNMVPPVRGNMVPPVGNNMVRPVRCNVVPPVGGNVVPPVEPSPCQPEKVKIPLDSETLPVLPCLTRNQKRQQNRRNCLLRILSSGVQFDEQRILKLWKKAATSEEYKLFNSHLERLRKERDSALGLVNPSSHLGAFLNQMY, from the exons ATGAATTACGCCGTTGAAGTTGAAGGACAGAGATATTCAAGAGAAT GGAAAGACGAGAAGAAATCAGACCAAGACGACAGAGATAAAAAAAGTGACAGGAGTCGTGAAAATAGTCCGCGATACAAACGCAAGTTTAGAGAAACTCCTCCTGATCCATCAAGACCAACAAACACATCCAAGGAAAGAGACAGAAGCCGGGAAAATAGTCCTAGATTTCAACGCAAGTTTAGAGAAACTCCTGATTTATTGAGACCAGCAAACAGATCCAAGGAAAGAGACAGAAGCCGGGAAAATAGTCCTAAATTTCAACGCCGATCTCAAAGAAGTCCAGAAGACTATAGACCTACAAAAAGATACAGAAGTCGTGAGAATAGTCCTAGATACCGACGCCGCTCTCGGGAATCTTCAGAGGATTCAAGATCTAGAAAAAGAAACAGGAGTCATAATAATAGTCCTAGAAATCAACGCCGCTTTCGAAAAAGTCCAGAAAACTCTAGACCTTCAAGAAGATGCAGGTGTCGTGAAAATAGTCCTAGAGATCAACGCCGCTTTCGAAGAAGTCCAGAAGACTCTAGACCTAGAAAAAGATACAGGAGTCGTGATAGTAGTCCTAGATATCGACACCGCTCAAGGGAAAGTTCGGAGGGTTCAATATCTAGAAGAAGATACAGGAGTCGTGAGAATAGTCCTAGATATCGACGCCGCTCTAGGGAAAGTTCGGAGGGTTCAAGATCTAGAAGAAGATACAAAGAATTTCGAACGGTAGCTATTCAAACCGACATCACAGCACTACAACAGAATCAACAAGCTTTGGAGACATTGTTCCAACATCAAGGTAACGTGATTCCGTACGTTGGAGGTAACATAGTTCCACCAGTCAGAGGTAACATGGTTCCACCAGTCAGATGTAACATGGTTCCACCAGTTAGATGTAACATGGTTCCACCATTTAGAGGTAACATAGTTCCACCAATTGGAGGTAACATGGTTCCACCAATTGGAGGTAACATGGTTCCACCAATTGGAGGTAATATGGTTCCACCAGTTAGAGGTAACATGGTTCCACCAGTTGGAAATAACATGGTTCGACCAGTTAGATGTAAC GTGGTTCCACCAGTTGGAGGTAACGTGGTTCCACCCGTTGAACCTAGTCCATGTCAACcggaaaaagtaaaaataccCTTGGATAGCGAAACTCTGCCAGTCCTCCCTTGCTTAACTAGAAACCAAAAGCGGCAACAGAATCGCAGAAATTGCTTACTTAGGATCCTAAGTTCTGGTGTTCAGTTCGACGAACAGAGGATACTTAAACTTTGGAAGAAGGCGGCTACCAGCGAAGAGTATAAGTTGTTTAATAGCCATTTAGAACGACTCAGAAAAGAAAGAGATTCTGCTTTAGGACTAGTGAATCCTTCATCACACCTAGgagcatttttaaatcaaatgtATTGA
- the LOC123270828 gene encoding cyclin-T1-like, with the protein MASGKWYYTKDQLENSPSLKDGIEAARELKYRQDAAELIHIMGEKLSLTNAIISSAVTYMHRFYVYHSFARFHRYPVAATSIFLAAKSESMPKNLESVIRTLHACIYQKDGNEVNTESKEFKSEAENVLYIEHVMIQTLGFELDIEHSHAYVLKFCQEIKTNKDFAQACYFLATELLETTTMCLQYSPKVTASFCIYFVSKLTNWEIFESYQGKNWIYPENDSDVSLELLEKLEEEFKVIFDPSRTRWKQKVMNIVQGRNSPQFTDARVSEASTSSDGSSPPQQAGLEPVLGQGMPQQLANPSLKFEEIPSDQGQQLAQPIKKSLTSASKSKDVRPKSEISNNSVSIFNPDVPDAEVQKILSKLVARNNQCTIDKNSHLTGALSKDLPESVGDPKPSTSGYKANNHSRPSLVVTIPRDRINEALDSKLEEVNRPPIKLKIKILSLKSDKKEYSVKYLSTLNRDGASPPSKKFKN; encoded by the coding sequence ATGGCATCCGGAAAATGGTACTACACCAAAGACCAATTAGAAAACTCTCCAAGCCTCAAAGACGGTATTGAAGCTGCCAGAGAATTGAAGTACCGCCAGGACGCCGCTGAATTGATTCACATAATGGgcgaaaaattaagtttaaccAACGCAATAATCAGTTCAGCGGTGACTTATATGCACAGATTTTACGTCTACCATTCATTCGCCCGATTTCATCGTTACCCGGTAGCCGCAACTTCAATTTTCCTGGCAGCTAAATCTGAGAGTATGCCAAAGAATTTGGAAAGTGTGATCCGAACTCTTCACGCTTGCATATACCAAAAAGATGGTAATGAGGTCAATACAGAATCCAAGGAATTCAAATCTGAAGCAGAAAATGTGCTATATATCGAGCATGTAATGATTCAGACCCTGGGATTCGAGCTTGACATTGAGCACTCTCATGCTTATGTGCTGAAATTCTGCCAGGAGATCAAGACGAACAAAGATTTTGCTCAGGCTTGCTATTTCCTGGCTACGGAGCTTTTGGAGACAACGACAATGTGCCTCCAATATTCTCCGAAAGTAACGGCAAGCTTTTGCATTTACTTTGTAAGCAAGCTTACGAATTGGGAAATCTTCGAGAGTTATCAAGGTAAAAATTGGATTTATCCTGAAAATGACTCAGATGTTTCTTTGGAGTTGTTGGAAAAGCTGGAGGAAGAGTTCAAGGTGATATTCGACCCCAGCAGGACTCGCTGGAAGCAAAAAGTTATGAATATTGTCCAGGGTCGAAATTCACCACAATTCACGGATGCTAGGGTGTCAGAGGCATCAACCTCAAGTGATGGAAGCTCACCGCCACAACAAGCTGGTTTGGAGCCAGTTCTTGGGCAAGGAATGCCTCAACAACTTGCTAACCCAAGCTTGAAGTTTGAGGAAATTCCAAGCGACCAAGGACAGCAATTAGCTCAgccaattaaaaaatccttgACATCTGCTTCAAAATCCAAAGATGTACGTCCAAAATCGGAGATTTCCAACAATTCAGTGTCTATCTTCAATCCGGATGTACCAGACGCTGAAGTCCAGAAGATATTGTCCAAGTTAGTGGCTAGGAACAATCAATGcacaattgataaaaatagtcACTTAACTGGGGCACTTTCTAAGGATCTTCCGGAATCGGTGGGTGATCCAAAGCCTTCTACGAGTGGTTACAAAGCCAATAATCACTCCAGGCCGTCGCTAGTTGTTACCATTCCTAGAGACAGGATCAACGAAGCTTTGGATAGTAAGCTTGAAGAAGTCAACCGTCCACCAATTAAGTTGAAGATTAAGATTCTATCTCTTAAGTCTGATAAAAAGGAATACTCTGTTAAGTATTTATCGACTTTAAATAGAGATGGTGCTTCACCgccaagtaaaaaatttaagaattag
- the LOC123270603 gene encoding protein DPCD, giving the protein MVSMVINKQLLVGKMSEYFDLIKSAKKTSIIQDGKRKVHFLLSDGRELVEEYNLNDNILSRRLWRQKTKLGRDQGWEVEVGDPEPKSSGIDIGIRENVTNPIVSRKISKLSLEWRIRNLPYPKEVFSVLINDAKDKIIVKTSNKKFYKEITVPDLERINLKLDQDRLSFDHKFNSLIITYKKPPALLELEKKILNEVLGLKIVKESDVQCPTS; this is encoded by the exons ATGGTTTCTATGGTAATCAACAAACAATTATTAGTTGGCAAAATGTCAGAATATTTTGATCTTATTAAATCAGCTAAAAAAACTTCTATAATTCAAGatg gGAAAAGAAAAGTACACTTCTTACTATCAGACGGCAGAGAATTAGTTgaagaatataatttaaacGACAATATACTAAGTAGACGACTATGGagacaaaaaactaaattaggACGTGATCAAGGTTGGGAAGTTGAAGTCGGAGATCCTGAACCAAAATCTTCTGGTATTGATATTGGAATCCGTGAAAATGTTACTAAt CCAATTGTATCGcggaaaatttcaaaattatcttTAGAATGGAGGATACGAAATTTGCCATACCCAAAAGAAGTTTTCAGCGTTTTGATAAACGACGCAAAAGACAAAATAATTGTCAAGacttctaataaaaaattttataaagaaataacaGTTCCTGATTTAGAAAGAATTAATTTGAAGCTTGATCAAGATCGGCTTAGTTTTGATCATAAGTTtaattcgttaattattacc TACAAAAAACCTCCAGCGTTATTGGAGCtagagaagaaaattttaaatgaagttTTGGGGCTGAAAATTGTCAAAGAAAGTGACGTTCAATGTCCAACaagttaa
- the LOC123270604 gene encoding histone H2A-like: protein MSGRGKGGKAKGKSKTRSSRAGLQFPVGRVHRLLRKGNYAERVGAGAPVYLSAVLEYLAAEVLELAGNAARDNKKSRIIPRHIQLAIRNDEELNKLLSGVTISQGGVLPNIQAVLLPKKTSTGGGGSSGKGDKASQEF, encoded by the exons atgTCTGGCCGTGGAAAAGGag gcAAAGCAAAGGGAAAGTCAAAGACCCGTAGTAGCCGCGCGGGTCTCCAATTTCCAGTTGGACGTGTTCACCGTCTTCTTCGCAAAGGAAATTATGCTGAGAGAGTTGGTGCAGGTGCTCCGGTATATTTATCCGCCGTTTTGGAATATTTAGCCGCTGAAGTACTCGAGTTAGCTGGAAACGCCGCTCGGGACAACAAAAAATCAAG AATTATCCCTCGTCACATCCAACTGGCAATCCGTAACGAcgaagaattaaataaattattgtccgGAGTGACAATTTCCCAAGGAGGAGTTCTTCCTAACATCCAGGCTGTCTTGTTACCCAAGAAGACCTCCACCGGTGGTGGCGGATCAAGTGGCAAAGGCGACAAAGCTTCCCAGgaattttag
- the LOC123270901 gene encoding serine/threonine-protein kinase fray2-like isoform X4, producing the protein MNYAVEVEGQRYSREWKDEKKSDQDDRDKKSDRSRENSPRYKRKFRETPPDPSRPTNTSKERDRSRENSPRFQRKFRETPDLLRPANRSKERDRSRENSPKFQRRSQRSPEDYRPTKRYRSRENSPRYRRRSRESSEDSRSRKRNRSHNNSPRNQRRFRKSPENSRPSRRCRCRENSPRDQRRFRRSPEDSRPRKRYRSRDSSPRYRHRSRESSEGSISRRRYRSRENSPRYRRRSRESSEGSRSRRRYKEFRTVAIQTDITALQQNQQALETLFQHQGNVIPYVGGNMVPPVGNNMVRPVRCNMVPPVRCNMVPPVRCNIVPPVRCNMIPPIGNNVVPPVGGNVVPPVEPSPCQPEKVKIPLDSETLPVLPCLTRNQKRQQNRRNCLLRILSSGVQFDEQRILKLWKKAATSEEYKLFNSHLERLRKERDSALGLVNPSSHLGAFLNQMY; encoded by the exons ATGAATTACGCCGTTGAAGTTGAAGGACAGAGATATTCAAGAGAAT GGAAAGACGAGAAGAAATCAGACCAAGACGACAGAGATAAAAAAAGTGACAGGAGTCGTGAAAATAGTCCGCGATACAAACGCAAGTTTAGAGAAACTCCTCCTGATCCATCAAGACCAACAAACACATCCAAGGAAAGAGACAGAAGCCGGGAAAATAGTCCTAGATTTCAACGCAAGTTTAGAGAAACTCCTGATTTATTGAGACCAGCAAACAGATCCAAGGAAAGAGACAGAAGCCGGGAAAATAGTCCTAAATTTCAACGCCGATCTCAAAGAAGTCCAGAAGACTATAGACCTACAAAAAGATACAGAAGTCGTGAGAATAGTCCTAGATACCGACGCCGCTCTCGGGAATCTTCAGAGGATTCAAGATCTAGAAAAAGAAACAGGAGTCATAATAATAGTCCTAGAAATCAACGCCGCTTTCGAAAAAGTCCAGAAAACTCTAGACCTTCAAGAAGATGCAGGTGTCGTGAAAATAGTCCTAGAGATCAACGCCGCTTTCGAAGAAGTCCAGAAGACTCTAGACCTAGAAAAAGATACAGGAGTCGTGATAGTAGTCCTAGATATCGACACCGCTCAAGGGAAAGTTCGGAGGGTTCAATATCTAGAAGAAGATACAGGAGTCGTGAGAATAGTCCTAGATATCGACGCCGCTCTAGGGAAAGTTCGGAGGGTTCAAGATCTAGAAGAAGATACAAAGAATTTCGAACGGTAGCTATTCAAACCGACATCACAGCACTACAACAGAATCAACAAGCTTTGGAGACATTGTTCCAACATCAAGGTAACGTGATTCCGTACGTTGGAG GTAACATGGTTCCACCAGTTGGAAATAACATGGTTCGACCAGTTAGATGTAACATGGTTCCACCAGTTAGATGTAACATGGTTCCACCAGTCAGATGTAACATAGTTCCACCAGTCAGATGTAACATGATTCCACCAATTGGAAATAACGTGGTTCCACCAGTTGGAGGTAACGTGGTTCCACCCGTTGAACCTAGTCCATGTCAACcggaaaaagtaaaaataccCTTGGATAGCGAAACTCTGCCAGTCCTCCCTTGCTTAACTAGAAACCAAAAGCGGCAACAGAATCGCAGAAATTGCTTACTTAGGATCCTAAGTTCTGGTGTTCAGTTCGACGAACAGAGGATACTTAAACTTTGGAAGAAGGCGGCTACCAGCGAAGAGTATAAGTTGTTTAATAGCCATTTAGAACGACTCAGAAAAGAAAGAGATTCTGCTTTAGGACTAGTGAATCCTTCATCACACCTAGgagcatttttaaatcaaatgtATTGA
- the LOC123270901 gene encoding uncharacterized protein LOC123270901 isoform X1, with the protein MNYAVEVEGQRYSREWKDEKKSDQDDRDKKSDRSRENSPRYKRKFRETPPDPSRPTNTSKERDRSRENSPRFQRKFRETPDLLRPANRSKERDRSRENSPKFQRRSQRSPEDYRPTKRYRSRENSPRYRRRSRESSEDSRSRKRNRSHNNSPRNQRRFRKSPENSRPSRRCRCRENSPRDQRRFRRSPEDSRPRKRYRSRDSSPRYRHRSRESSEGSISRRRYRSRENSPRYRRRSRESSEGSRSRRRYKEFRTVAIQTDITALQQNQQALETLFQHQGNVIPYVGGNIVPPVRGNMVPPVRCNMVPPVRCNMVPPFRGNIVPPIGGNMVPPIGGNMVPPIGGNMVPPVRGNMVPPVGNNMVRPVRCNMVPPVRCNMVPPVRCNIVPPVRCNMIPPIGNNVVPPVGGNVVPPVEPSPCQPEKVKIPLDSETLPVLPCLTRNQKRQQNRRNCLLRILSSGVQFDEQRILKLWKKAATSEEYKLFNSHLERLRKERDSALGLVNPSSHLGAFLNQMY; encoded by the exons ATGAATTACGCCGTTGAAGTTGAAGGACAGAGATATTCAAGAGAAT GGAAAGACGAGAAGAAATCAGACCAAGACGACAGAGATAAAAAAAGTGACAGGAGTCGTGAAAATAGTCCGCGATACAAACGCAAGTTTAGAGAAACTCCTCCTGATCCATCAAGACCAACAAACACATCCAAGGAAAGAGACAGAAGCCGGGAAAATAGTCCTAGATTTCAACGCAAGTTTAGAGAAACTCCTGATTTATTGAGACCAGCAAACAGATCCAAGGAAAGAGACAGAAGCCGGGAAAATAGTCCTAAATTTCAACGCCGATCTCAAAGAAGTCCAGAAGACTATAGACCTACAAAAAGATACAGAAGTCGTGAGAATAGTCCTAGATACCGACGCCGCTCTCGGGAATCTTCAGAGGATTCAAGATCTAGAAAAAGAAACAGGAGTCATAATAATAGTCCTAGAAATCAACGCCGCTTTCGAAAAAGTCCAGAAAACTCTAGACCTTCAAGAAGATGCAGGTGTCGTGAAAATAGTCCTAGAGATCAACGCCGCTTTCGAAGAAGTCCAGAAGACTCTAGACCTAGAAAAAGATACAGGAGTCGTGATAGTAGTCCTAGATATCGACACCGCTCAAGGGAAAGTTCGGAGGGTTCAATATCTAGAAGAAGATACAGGAGTCGTGAGAATAGTCCTAGATATCGACGCCGCTCTAGGGAAAGTTCGGAGGGTTCAAGATCTAGAAGAAGATACAAAGAATTTCGAACGGTAGCTATTCAAACCGACATCACAGCACTACAACAGAATCAACAAGCTTTGGAGACATTGTTCCAACATCAAGGTAACGTGATTCCGTACGTTGGAGGTAACATAGTTCCACCAGTCAGAGGTAACATGGTTCCACCAGTCAGATGTAACATGGTTCCACCAGTTAGATGTAACATGGTTCCACCATTTAGAGGTAACATAGTTCCACCAATTGGAGGTAACATGGTTCCACCAATTGGAGGTAACATGGTTCCACCAATTGGAGGTAATATGGTTCCACCAGTTAGAGGTAACATGGTTCCACCAGTTGGAAATAACATGGTTCGACCAGTTAGATGTAACATGGTTCCACCAGTTAGATGTAACATGGTTCCACCAGTCAGATGTAACATAGTTCCACCAGTCAGATGTAACATGATTCCACCAATTGGAAATAACGTGGTTCCACCAGTTGGAGGTAACGTGGTTCCACCCGTTGAACCTAGTCCATGTCAACcggaaaaagtaaaaataccCTTGGATAGCGAAACTCTGCCAGTCCTCCCTTGCTTAACTAGAAACCAAAAGCGGCAACAGAATCGCAGAAATTGCTTACTTAGGATCCTAAGTTCTGGTGTTCAGTTCGACGAACAGAGGATACTTAAACTTTGGAAGAAGGCGGCTACCAGCGAAGAGTATAAGTTGTTTAATAGCCATTTAGAACGACTCAGAAAAGAAAGAGATTCTGCTTTAGGACTAGTGAATCCTTCATCACACCTAGgagcatttttaaatcaaatgtATTGA
- the LOC123270901 gene encoding uncharacterized protein LOC123270901 isoform X2, translated as MNYAVEVEGQRYSREWKDEKKSDQDDRDKKSDRSRENSPRYKRKFRETPPDPSRPTNTSKERDRSRENSPRFQRKFRETPDLLRPANRSKERDRSRENSPKFQRRSQRSPEDYRPTKRYRSRENSPRYRRRSRESSEDSRSRKRNRSHNNSPRNQRRFRKSPENSRPSRRCRCRENSPRDQRRFRRSPEDSRPRKRYRSRENSPRYRRRSRESSEGSRSRRRYKEFRTVAIQTDITALQQNQQALETLFQHQGNVIPYVGGNIVPPVRGNMVPPVRCNMVPPVRCNMVPPFRGNIVPPIGGNMVPPIGGNMVPPIGGNMVPPVRGNMVPPVGNNMVRPVRCNMVPPVRCNMVPPVRCNIVPPVRCNMIPPIGNNVVPPVGGNVVPPVEPSPCQPEKVKIPLDSETLPVLPCLTRNQKRQQNRRNCLLRILSSGVQFDEQRILKLWKKAATSEEYKLFNSHLERLRKERDSALGLVNPSSHLGAFLNQMY; from the exons ATGAATTACGCCGTTGAAGTTGAAGGACAGAGATATTCAAGAGAAT GGAAAGACGAGAAGAAATCAGACCAAGACGACAGAGATAAAAAAAGTGACAGGAGTCGTGAAAATAGTCCGCGATACAAACGCAAGTTTAGAGAAACTCCTCCTGATCCATCAAGACCAACAAACACATCCAAGGAAAGAGACAGAAGCCGGGAAAATAGTCCTAGATTTCAACGCAAGTTTAGAGAAACTCCTGATTTATTGAGACCAGCAAACAGATCCAAGGAAAGAGACAGAAGCCGGGAAAATAGTCCTAAATTTCAACGCCGATCTCAAAGAAGTCCAGAAGACTATAGACCTACAAAAAGATACAGAAGTCGTGAGAATAGTCCTAGATACCGACGCCGCTCTCGGGAATCTTCAGAGGATTCAAGATCTAGAAAAAGAAACAGGAGTCATAATAATAGTCCTAGAAATCAACGCCGCTTTCGAAAAAGTCCAGAAAACTCTAGACCTTCAAGAAGATGCAGGTGTCGTGAAAATAGTCCTAGAGATCAACGCCGCTTTCGAAGAAGTCCAGAAGACTCTAGACCTAGAAAAAG ATACAGGAGTCGTGAGAATAGTCCTAGATATCGACGCCGCTCTAGGGAAAGTTCGGAGGGTTCAAGATCTAGAAGAAGATACAAAGAATTTCGAACGGTAGCTATTCAAACCGACATCACAGCACTACAACAGAATCAACAAGCTTTGGAGACATTGTTCCAACATCAAGGTAACGTGATTCCGTACGTTGGAGGTAACATAGTTCCACCAGTCAGAGGTAACATGGTTCCACCAGTCAGATGTAACATGGTTCCACCAGTTAGATGTAACATGGTTCCACCATTTAGAGGTAACATAGTTCCACCAATTGGAGGTAACATGGTTCCACCAATTGGAGGTAACATGGTTCCACCAATTGGAGGTAATATGGTTCCACCAGTTAGAGGTAACATGGTTCCACCAGTTGGAAATAACATGGTTCGACCAGTTAGATGTAACATGGTTCCACCAGTTAGATGTAACATGGTTCCACCAGTCAGATGTAACATAGTTCCACCAGTCAGATGTAACATGATTCCACCAATTGGAAATAACGTGGTTCCACCAGTTGGAGGTAACGTGGTTCCACCCGTTGAACCTAGTCCATGTCAACcggaaaaagtaaaaataccCTTGGATAGCGAAACTCTGCCAGTCCTCCCTTGCTTAACTAGAAACCAAAAGCGGCAACAGAATCGCAGAAATTGCTTACTTAGGATCCTAAGTTCTGGTGTTCAGTTCGACGAACAGAGGATACTTAAACTTTGGAAGAAGGCGGCTACCAGCGAAGAGTATAAGTTGTTTAATAGCCATTTAGAACGACTCAGAAAAGAAAGAGATTCTGCTTTAGGACTAGTGAATCCTTCATCACACCTAGgagcatttttaaatcaaatgtATTGA